A single Corticium candelabrum chromosome 12, ooCorCand1.1, whole genome shotgun sequence DNA region contains:
- the LOC134187532 gene encoding guanine nucleotide-binding protein G(q) subunit alpha-like, translating to MRIIHGQGYTDTDRAGFKPLVFQNIYMAMENLLAAMDLLKIQFQNSGNEENSAVVRVVDKDHVEAIDETQLKALKALWADPKMQACYDRRREYQLSDSAKYYLDALDRISTKGYIPNQQDVLRVRVPTTGIIEYPFNLDKVLFRMVDVGGQRSERRKWIHCFENVTSIMFLVALSEYDQVLFEEQNENRMEESKALFQTIITYPWFQNSSIILFLNKIDLLEEKIKMSHLSDYFPEYKGKQFIGFVHVLSEDVNVQNCTVNCNFLYTK from the exons ATGAGAATCATTCATGGCCAAGgctacacagacacagacagagccGGGTTTAAGCCTCTGGTTTTTCAAAATATTTACATGGCAATGGAGAACCTCTTGGCGGCCATGGACTTACTCAAGATTCAGTTTCAAAATTCAGGAAATGAG GAAAATAGTGCTGTTGTTCGTGTTGTTGATAAAGACCACGTGGAGGCTATAGATGAGACTCAATTGAAAGCTCTGAAGGCTTTGTGGGCTGATCCAAAAATGCAGGCTTGCTATGATCGACGTAGAGAATATCAACTGTCCGATTCAGCCAAATA TTATTTGGATGCTCTGGATAGAATCTCCACTAAGGGGTATATTCCTAATCAACAGGATGTGTTGAGAGTGCGTGTTCCTACCACAGGAATTATTGAATATCCATTTAATTTGGACAAAGTCTTGTTTAG AATGGTTGATGTCGGAGGGCAGAGGTCTGAACGTCGGAAGTGGATTCACTGCTTTGAAAATGTTACATCTATCATGTTTCTTGTGGCTCTTAGTGAATACGACCAGGTGTTGTTCGAAGAACAAAATGAG AATCGTATGGAGGAAAGCAAAGCTTTGTTTCAAACTATCATCACGTATCCGTGGTTTCAGAACAGTTCTATTATTCTGTTTCTCAATAAGATTGATCTGCTGGAGGAGAAAATCAAGATGTCTCATTTATCAGATTATTTTCCAGAATACAAAGGTAAGCAATTTATTGgttttgtacatgtactgagTGAGGATGTTAATGTGCAAAACTGCACAGTCAATTGTAACTTTTTATACACGAAATAG